The sequence below is a genomic window from Geothermobacter hydrogeniphilus.
CCGCCTCCAACCTCGCCGTCGAACGCGACAACCGCATCAGCGCCGACAAGCGTCTCGATGCCGCCCGCAGCGCGCGGATGCTGATGGGCCTGCTGCAGAAGGGAACCAGAGCCCGCCGCATCATGACCCGCGCCGCTTTCGAGAATGCCCTCACCGTCGCCTGGGCGCTGGGCGGCTCGACCAACGCCGTGCTCCACCTGCTGGCTCTGGCACACGAGGCCGACGTCGAACTCGATCTCGACGCCATCGCCCGCGTCACCGGAAAAGTCCCGCTGCTCGGCAACTTCAAACCCTTCGGCCGCTACCTGATGAACGACCTGCACCGCATCGGCGGCGTGCCGATGGTGATGAAGACCCTGCTCGACGCCGGCTTCCTGCACGGCGACTGCCTGACCGTCACCGGTCTCAGCATCGCCGACAATCTTGCCGACACGCCCACCTGCCCTGAGGGACAGGACATCCTCTATCCGCCCGAGGCCCCCTACGCTCCACCGGGGCAGCACATCCGTATCCTGCGCGGCAACCTCGCCCCGGAAGGCTGCGTACTCAAATTGAGCGGCAGGAAGCCGGGCAGCTTCAGCGGCCCGGCGCGGGTCTTCGAACGGGAAGAAGACGCCCTGCAGGCAATCCTGAAAGGCGAGATCAACCGCGGGGACGTGATGGTGATCCGCTACGAGGGGCCGAAGGGTGGTCCCGGCATGCGCGAGATGCTCTCCCCCTCGGCGGCACTGATGGGCGCGGGCCTGGGTACCGATGTCGCCCTGGTCACCGACGGCCGCTTTTCCGGCGGCACCCACGGCATCATGATCGGCCACGTCGCTCCCGAGGCGCAGGTCGGCGGCACCATTGCCCTGGTCAAGGAGAGAGACCCGATCGAAATCAACCTTGAAACAAACGAGTTAAACCTGCGGATTGATGGCCGTGAGCTGGAAAAACGGCGAGAGATCTGGCAGCCTCCCGGATCCCGCTACCCGCGCGGGGTGCTGGCCAAGTACGCCGGTCTGGTCTCCTCCGCTTCGGAAGGGGCGGTGACCAGTTGAGCAGGGGCCACAAGTGAAGAGGGCAGGGACCTGTCGGTCCCTGCCCTCTTCACTTGTGGTCGAAAAACTTCGGATCAGCTTTCAACTCCAAGGCCGTTTTCAAGCTTGAAACTGGCCAGCATTTCCTGCAACTGCGCCGCTTGACCCGATAATTCCTCGGCGGCGGCGGCCGAACTTTCAGCGCTGTTGGTATTCTTCTGCGTCACCTGGTCGATCTGGTTCAGCCCGGAGGTGATCTGGCTGATCCCCTGAGCCTGTTCGCTGCTCGCCTGGGCGATTTCGGCCACCAGGTCCGAGGCCTTGCTAATGCCGCTGACAATCTCCTCCAGCGAGGCTGACGTCCGGTCCGCGATTTCGGTTCCCCGTTCAGTCTTGGCCACCGTGGATTCAATCATCTCGGCCGTCTCGCGAGCGGCCCTGGCACTCCGCCCGGCCAGGTTGCGAACTTCCTCCGCCACGACCGCGAAGCCCTTGCCGGCGGTTCCGGCCCGCGCCGCTTCGACGGCAGCGTTGAGAGCCAGCAGGTTGGTCTGGAAAGCGATTTCGTCGATCACCTTGATGATATTGGAGATACTGCGTCCCGATTCGTTGATTTCGTCCATCGCCGCGACCATCTCCGTCATCTGCTCGGCGCCGCTCTCCGCCGCCTTGCGCGCCTGGCTGGAAAGATCGTTGGCGGCATTGGCATTTTCGGCATTCTGCTTGGTCTGGTTGGCGAGTTCCTGCATCGAGGCGTTGATTTCCTCCAGCGACGCGGCCGATTCGGTCGCGCCGTCCGAGAGCGCCTGGCTCGATCGGGAGACATCATTAGAGGCCATGGCGATTTCCCGCCCGGCGGTCTGCACCTGGCCCAGCAGCAGGTTCAGGCTGCGGTTGGCTTTCGCCAGCGGTTCCCGGATCAACCCCTTGGCCTTGAAAGTGAAATCGCCGGCGGCCAGGCGGTCAAACGCGGTCAGAATCTCATCCTGCAGACTGGCGGCGAAGGTATCCAGGGCCTTGCCGAGACGTCCGATTTCATCGTTGCGCTTCAGGTTCAGACGCCGATCGAGCTGGCCTGTCTGCATCCCTTCAAGCATGGCTACCACTGAACGGAGCGGATTGATGACCGCCCGTGATGAGAACAAACCGATCAGAACCGCGAAGGCCACCAGGGCGGCGAACATGGTGCCGCCCCCCATGAGCAGGATCCCCGCCAGCTGAGCATCGGCGGCGTCGAGGGAATGGATGATTTCAAAGGCGCCGTGAATCTCACCGACCTTCCAGTTTTCCATCTTGCTGCCGGTCGGATCGAGACCATCCTTGTTGCCCCAGAGGGTTTCCGCCGTGGCCGGATCGCCATGGCAATTCAGGCAGACCTCTGTCAGAACAACGGGCCGGAAATAGTGAACCGCATTGTTCTGCGAATCGATTTCAACATATTCCTTCTGCCCCTGCTTGAGAGCTTTCAGGGCCCTGGCCTCCAGCTCATCCGGCTGGTTTTTCGGGTTCCGCGGCTGAAACTTGGGAACCTTGAAGGTATAGCCGCCCTCCCGGGCCTTGCGCATGGCCGAGTTCCAGGCCGAAACAACCGGCACCGCGGCAAGTACTTTGTCCCGCTCTCCCGCTTCAGCATATTGCTTCACCATCCCGACATTGAAAAGCCCGAGAGACCATTTTTCCTCCATTTCCTGGCGGGCGGACTCCACGGTGCGCGCCAGCACACGCGACTGATCGATATACTCGTTCAGAACCCGGTCCTTTTCAGTCCGGTAGAACGCGACGAACAGACCACCGAGAATCACCGCCGGGATCAGAACCCCGCCGGCGATCAGCTTGAATCGCAGGGACACGGATTTCATCGTCAACCTCCAGTTGAGAAACTATCCACCTTCTCGACCCGGAGTCAGATTTGCTTTAGAAAAAAGCGTTTTTTGTCAAACTCGAATCGGTGAGCGTGCGGTTACGCGTTATAATTTCCGCAACCACCTGTCGACTGGAGTTCGTGATGCCTCAGGCCCCTCTCACCCAACCGATCCTGATCATCGAGGATGATCCCAACACCGCGGCACTGGTCGAAACCTACCTGCGGCGCGAAGGATTCACGACCCTCACCGCCAGTGGAGGGATCCGGGCACTGGAGTTGGCCCGCTCGTGCAAACCGGGCTTTGTCATCCTCGACATTATGCTGCCGGAAGTGGACGGCTGGGAGATCTGCCGGCGCCTGCGCCGGGAATCAGAGGTTCCCATCCTGATCCTGACCGCTCGCGAAGAGGAGATCGACCGGGTTCTCGGCCTCTCCCTCGGAGCCGACGACTACGTGGTCAAACCCTTCAGCCCGCGGGAACTGGTCGAACGGGTCCGGGCGATCCTGCGCCGAACTCAGGCCGGCAGGACGGAACAAAAGTCGGAACTCTGCCAGGGAAGGCTCTGTCTCGATCCGGAGCAGCACCGGGTCACCCTTGCGGGGAAAACCATTGATCTGACCGGCGCCGAATTCCGTCTGCTGCAGGTTCTGCTCGGGACTCCGGGCAGGGTCTTCTCGCGCGGAGAACTGCTGGAGAGACTCTATGACAACGGGGAGACGGTGGTCGAAAAGGTGATCGATGTCCACATCGGCAAACTTCGCCAGAAGCTCGGCGACCACGCCGCCGAGCCGGAGTTCATCGAAACGGTGCGCGGCTTCGGCTACCGGCTGAAATCCTGAATCGGAGGGTCCCTTGTCGGCGGATAATACAAGTCATTGCCCTGTTTGCACTTGCCAAAAATCACCAGCGAACCTATGGGTGCGCTTCAGATTTTTGGCAACCCCATCCAAGGCAAGCACTTGCACTCTCCATCCAACAGGGCCCCACCGATCCAGGAGAGCGGAGACCCCATGAAGCAGCGCCTGGTGTGGAAACTGCTGCTGATCAATCTGCCGGTGATCGGCGTGATCATGCTGGTTGTCTGGCTGGCCATCGACCAGCTGGCGGCCAACTACTTCATGGTGCTGATGGACAAGTACATGGTGGCGCCGACCGAAACCCACCAGGCCTTTCTGGACGCCATTCATCACTACCTGATCTGGGCCGGCCTCGCCGGTCTGGCCCTGGCCCTGCTGCTCAGTTACCTGCTGACCCGCCGGGTGCTGCGGCCGCTGGGACAGATGACCAGGATCAGCGGCGAAGTCGCCGCCGGCAACTTCGATGGCCGGGTCGCGGTCACCTCCGCCGACGAAATCGGACAGCTCGGCAGATCCTTCAACCGCATGGCCGACAACCTGCAGCAGCTTGAACGGCTGCGCCGCAACATGGTCAGCGACATCGCCCACGAACTGCGTACCCCGCTGACCAATCTGCGCGGCTACCTCGAAGCCCTCAGCGACGAGGTGGTGCCGCCGTCGAAGAAAACTTTTGTCATGCTGCAACAGGAGATTCTTCGTCTGGTCCACCTGGTCGAGGACCTGCAGCAGCTCTCCCGCGCCGATGCCGCCCGTGCCTACCTGAATCGTCGGCCGCTCTCCCTGCCGGAGGAGATCGGCCGCATGCTCGCCCTTTACCGGCCCCATTTCGAAACCCGCGCCCAGCGGGTGGAAACCGCTTTCGCGGCGGATGCCGTAACCGTCCATGCTGACCGCGACAAGCTGCTGCAGGCAATCCGCAACCTGGTCGACAACGCCTGCAAGTATGCTCCCGCCGGCAGCACCATCCACATCAGCGGTGAACGGCGAACCAACGACATCCGGGTGACCTTCACCAACAGCGGTCCGCCGATCCCTGCCGAATCCCTGCCGCTGCTGTTTCAGCGTTTCTACCGGGCCGATCCCTCCCGCTCCCGCGAGGCCGGTGGTGCCGGCATCGGCCTCGCCATCGTCAAGGAACTGATCGAAGCCCACGGCGGCCGGGTCGGTGCCGAGAGTTCCGAGGGTGAAAACCGCATCTGGTTTGAACTGCCGGACTGATCATGGTCAAGATTCCTTTCCGGATACCCGCAAAAAATAGTTGACACCAACAGTCATCAATGAATAAAATTCTCTCGCTATGGACATCATCAGAACAATCGACGAAATCGATCACAAAATACTGACCATTCTTCAGGAAAAGGCCAGAATCCCCAATGCCGAGGTTGCCCGGCAGGTCGGCATGGCACCTTCGGCGGTGCTGGAACGGATTCGCAAGCTGGAGGAACGGGGGATTATCGAGGGTTACGAAGTACGCCTCAATCCGCTTCCCTTCAAACAGGGGCTGGCGGCCTTCGTCCTGGTCGAAATCGACCGCAGCCGCGGCAACGGCAGCCTGGAGCAGCGTCTGGCCGAAGTGTCGGGGGTGCAGGAGGTTCACCAGATCGCCGGCGAGGACGGCTACCTGCTGAAAGTTCGCGCCGCCGACCCGAAAGCGCTCGGTCAATTACTGCGCGACCAGTTACTGACCATTCCCGGCGTCAAAGGAAGCCGTACCCAGGTGGTACTGAACACGGTCAAGGAGACGCGGCGGATCGAGCTGGAATAAATCGGAGGAGGCCACCAAGGCACCAAGAGCACCAAGAAATTCAAGAAAAATCTGTTTGGAGGCGTTACCGGCCATCATTCTCTTAAACCTTGCGCCTTCGAATTGACAGAACCATCCGGAGCTTGCCAACGGTCAACCCTTTTCGGATTTTGCTTTTTCTTGGTGTCCTTGGTGTCTTGGTGCCCTAAATGTTTGCAACAAGCCCCTGAAAACCTGCAGGAGATCTTTACCCATGCCCATGTCAAACGCATTCAAAGAGCGGCTCTTTCCCGACCTGGAACAGATCGCCGACCACTTCGGCACCCCGTTCCATATCTACGATGAGGCCGGCATCCTGGAGACCGGCCGCCAGCTCAAGGAAGCCTTCGCCGGAATCGACGGCTTCCAGGAATATTACGCGGTCAAGGCGCTGCCGAACCTGAAAATTCTTGAACTGATGAAACAGCTCGGCTTCGGCTTCGACTGCAGTTCGATTGCTGAACTGATCATGGCCCGCCAGGTCGGCGCCGAGCCGATGGAGATCATGTTCACCTCCAACAACACCGATCAGGAGGAGTTCGACGCGGCATTGAAGGATGGCGGCTGCATTCTCAATCTGGACGATATCTCGCTGATCGACAAGGTCCCGAATCCCTTCCCGGAACTGATCTGCTTCCGCTACAATCCGGGTCCGCGCCGTACCGGCAACATCATCATCGGCAACCCGGTCGAGGCCAAGTACGGCGTCACCCATGAGCAGGTGATCGAGGCCTACCGGCGCGCGCGACAGCGGGGCGCGAAACGCTTCGGACTGCACACCATGGTCGCCTCCAACGAACGCGACTACAGCTACATGGTCGAAACCGCCCGCATGCTGCTGGAAATCGCCGCACTGGTCGAATCCGAGCTCGACATCCGCTTTGAATTCCTCAATATCGGCGGCGGCTTCGGCATCCCCTACCGGCCCGAGGACAAAGAACTCGATATCCGCAGCATGAGCCGGGAGATCACCGAGCTGTTCAATACTTTCAAACGGGAGCATGGCTACGCGCCGCGCATGGTGATGGAGTCGGGTCGCTGGATGACCGGCCCGCACGGCGTACTGGTGACCCGCGCCATCAATCACAAGGATACCTACCGCAAATATGTCGGCGTTGACGCCTGCATGTCCAGCCTGATGCGCCCGGCACTCTACGAGGCCTACCACCATATCGACATACTCAACGGCGCGGACCGGCCGCACGAGGTCGTCGACGTGGTCGGTTCGCTGTGCGAAAACAACGACAAGTTCGCCGTCCAGCGGGAACTGCCTCGGGTCGAGGACGGGGATCTGCTGGTCATCCATGATACCGGCGCCCACGGCCACGCCATGGGTTTCCAGTACAACGGTCGGCTGCGGCCGCAGGAACTGCTGTTGCGCGGTGACGGCCGGGTGGAACTCATCCGGCGGGCGGAAACCCTGGAAGACTACTTCGCCACCCAGAACTTTAAGGCCGACAGTTTTACCCCCGCAAAGTAAATCCTCTCCACAACATCAGAACGCCCGCAAAAAGGCCGGTTCGAAATTTCGAACCGGCCTTTTCATCTGTTCCCGGACGGGATCAGGCGGGATGCGCCGACGGCAGAAAAAGCTGCTTCCAGCCACCCACCTGGCAGAGCCGGTTCAAGCTTCGTCCCACCAGGCGGCACCCGCCTCCGTCGGCCTCGGTCAGCTGCGCCTTCAGCAGCAGTTTTCCATGCCAGTCACGAACCTCGACAAGTCGCCCCTGGAAGGAAACTTCCGTGACCTTCCGGCCGCCGACCTCCAGCGGTATCGTCAGCACCAACGGTTGCCCCACCCGCAAGTCACTCCGCGACAGCCCCGCCTCGGTCAGAGCCAGGGTGATCGTCGGCGTTCCGCCGCAGACAAGACCGAACCAACCGACCCGCAACGAACGCGTCTCATCGGCAAGAACAACCTGCAATCGAGCCAGGGGCCGCTGTGGATCAAAGGGATTGCGACTTCCGATCGGAATCATGAAAACAACCTTTCCTGTACTGATTTCAGTTAACCAGACAGCGCTGAAATCGCAAGCGGGAAAAGTTTCTTGACAATCTTCATGGGTTTTATGAATATTAAATTACCGGAATTTAGAGGAGATTGCAGATGAAGCTTTCGACCAAAAGCCGCTATGGAGTACGCGCCCTTTTCGACATGGCCTATCATGGTGGCAACATGCCCTGTCAGATCAAGGACATATCGCGACGGCAGAAAATCTCGCCGCGCTACCTGGAACAAATCTTTCAGGAGCTGAAAAAAGGCGGATTGCTCAACAGCCGCAGAGGACCGCAGGGGGGATACACCCTGGCCAAAGCCCCTGACAAGATGACCGTCAAGGATATTATCGAAGCCGCCGAGGGTGAAGTTTTTCTGGTCGCCTGCACCGCCCGCGATAAAGCCTGCCGGAAAAACTGTGAATTTGACAACCAGTGTGTCACCCAGAAAATCTGGCAGGAAGCCAACAACCGGCTCAACGATTACTTCAGTTCCCTGAGCCTGCAGGATCTCTGCGAAATGGCCCGGGACATGGGACTGGAAAAAGAACTTGATCACCGTTTCATGTATTTCATCTGATGGAATCTGCAAACGGTCCCGCACAAACCCCTTCTCCCCGCAAACCGGAGGCTGACCATGCCTGTCGCCGTCAGTGAAAATCCCCTCGTCCAGATCGGCAACACCCCGCTGATACGCATCAGTTCTTCCTCTGCAGAAAACGGGGCCGCGATCTGGGGCAAGCTTGAGGCCGCCAATCCGGGCGGGAGCGTCAAGGACCGCATCGCCCTGGCGATGATTGAAAAAGCGGAAGCAGACGGTTGCCTCCAACCGGGCGCGACCATTGTCGAACCGACCAGCGGCAACACCGGCATCGGCCTTTCCCTGGTGGCGGCGGTCAAGGGCTACCGTCTGATCCTGACCATGCCCGACAGCATGAGCATCGAACGGCGGCGCCTGCTCGGCGCCTATGGCGCGGAACTGGTCCTGACTCCCGGCTCCAAGGGGATGCGGGGCGCGATTGACAAGGCCGAGGAGATCGCCCGGCAGAAAAAGTGCTTCATGCCCCAGCAGTTCAACAATCCCGCCAACCCGCTCGTTCACCGGCAGACCACCGGCCCGGAAATCATCCGTGCCTTAGATGGCGGACTCGACGCCTTCGTCGCCGGGGTCGGCACCGGCGGCACGATCACCGGAGTCGGCCACGCCCTGCGGGACCACGGGCTGAAACCGCTGATCGTGGCGGTCGAACCGGCCGACTCGCCGGTCCTCTCCGGCGGGGCCCCGGGACCACACAAGATCCAGGGCATCGGCGCCGGCTTCATTCCCGAGATCCTCGACCAACAGATTTACAGTGAAGTCATCCAGGTTAAAAATGAGGATGCCATTGCCACGGCCAGAAAGATGGCGCGTGAAACGGGGCTGTTCACCGGTATTTCCAGCGGCGCCAATGTCTTTGCCGCCACGCAGATCGCCCGTCGCCTCGGCCCCGGAAAGACTGTCGTGACAGTCCTCTGCGACACCGGGGAACGCTATCTCTCGACCGGGATTTTTGACTGATCCCGACCCTCACCCATCCCGATTCCGGCCATTGATGCCGCGCGGAAAGAATATGATCGAACAGAAATACCGTCAATTGCAGCAGATCCTGCGCGACCTCGAGTCCGTGGTTGTCGCCTTCTCCGGCGGCGTCGACTCGACCCTGCTGCTCAAGGTGGCCGTTGACACCCTCGGTTCCGACAAGGTGCTGGCCCTGACCGCGACCTCGCCGACCTATCCGCAGTTCGAATTTGAACAGGCCTGCCGCCTGGCCGCGGAGTTCGGCGCCCGGCAGGTGGTCATCGAAAGCAATGAGCTGGAGATCCCCGGGTTCGCCAAAAACGACCGTCGACGCTGTTACCACTGCAAGCACGAACTCTTCTCCCTGTGCCGCGCCAAGGCCCGTGAACTCGGCTTCCGGGCGATTCTCGACGGCTCCAATTGCGACGATCTGCAGGATCACCGTCCGGGACGCGAGGCCGCCGCCGAGCTTGAGGTCCGTTCCCCGCTGCTCGAAGCCGGTTTCGGCAAGGACGACATCCGCCGACTGAGCCGTCAACTGGGGCTGGAAACCGCCGACAAACAGGCCTTTGCCTGTCTTTCATCGCGTTTTCCCTACGGCACCGAAATCACCCCTGAACGCCTGCGACAGATCGACTCCTGTGAAACCTTCCTGCGGGAACAGGGCATCCGCAACTACCGGGTCCGCTACCACGACAGCGTCGCCAGAATCGAGGTCGCGCCGCTGGAGATCGCCCGCTTTCTCGATGAGGATTTTCGCAGCCTGGTCGTCGACGCTTTCAAGAAAGCGGGTTTCACCTACGTGGCCCTCGACCTGCAGGGCTACCGAACCGGCAGCATGAACGAAGTCTGAGGTCGACAAGCGGGTGCCGGTTATGTATCTTGAATTGCTGCGAATCGACGCACTGTGATCGGAAGACAACCCGCGGGGGGGTAACAGGTTGCTTCCGCCTGAATGAAGCCTGAAGTCGTGACCTGATCGTCACTTCAGGACAGGAGGCGTTATGAACCGGGGTTCCGCTCTACTGGCAACAGCCTTTGCCGCCGGCCTGCTCGGCGGACTCTGCAACAGCCTGGCCCTCTGGCTGGCGGGGGACTGGGGCCTGACCGCCCTGCTCGGCGTCAAGATTGCTCCCCACCTGACACCCGCCTGGCTTTATCCCCGACTGGTCTGGGGCGGCATCTGGGGCCTGGTTTTCTACTTCACCATCGCCCGTCCCCGCGCCCGCAGACACTGGGTTCGCAAGGGACTCTGGATCAGTCTGCTGCCCAGTGCCGTCCAACTCTTCATCATCTTTCCCAATACCACGCATTTCGGCATGCTCGGCTTCGGCCTCGGCCAACTCACTCCGCTGGTGGTGCTGCTCGCCAACGCCGTCTGGGGCCTGTTCACCGGAGTTTTCACCCGCGCCCTCTGGGGACGTGGATGAGATTGCTCCTCTGCCTCTGCCTGCTGCTTCTGACCCTCCAGCCGGCCACGGCGGAAAACCTTCGCGGCAAAGTAACCTGGATCTACGACGGTGACACCCTCAAGGTCGCCGGGGTCGGCAAGGTCCGCCTGATCGGCATCGATGCCCCGGAACATGCGAATTCGGACCGCGACCGCTTCTACCGCCGCTGGAACATCCCCCCCGCGCGTCTCCGGAAAATTGCCGCCGCGGGCAAGCAGTTCCAGATCAGGACCGTTAAGGGCAAGATCGTCAGGCTGAAATTTGATCGGACAAAACGGGACAAGTACGGCCGCACCCTCGCCTACATCATCCTCCCCGGCGGCCGCATGCTCAACCGGGTGTTGCTCGAAAAGGGCTACGCGACCGTCTTCCGACGCTATGGTTTCAAACTGAAAAAAGATTTTCTTGAAGTGGAAGCTGCGGCCCGCAAGGCAGGGGTCGGGTTGTGGAGCAGGGATTGAAAATCTCCCGGCCTTGAACATGGCGTCTCCCGCCTGAAGGAGTGAGGCGTAGCGGAGCTACGTCGCAGCGACTGAGGACGGGAGCAACGCAGCAGACGGGCCCTTTTCAGCCGCCCTGCCACCACTGTTGAAGGCGGCTCAAAAGTGCCTGGATGCAAGGCGTCTCCCGACTGAAGAAGTGAGGCGTAGCGGAGCTACGTCGCAGCGACTGAGGGCGGGCGCAACGCAGCAGACGGGTGCTTTTCAGCCGCCCTGCTCCCGATAAACCATGGTTGCTCCCCAGGTCTGCTCCGTCGGCATCACCTCCAGCTGGTTGATGTTGACATGCTCCGGCAGGCCGGCACACCAGAAGACACACTCGGCGATATCCTCGGCGGTCAACGCCCGGGTGCCCTTGTAAACCCCGGCCGCTTTTTCATCATCCCCCTTGAACCTGACCTGCGAAAACTCGGTTTCGGCCATCCCCGGCTCGATGCAGGTGGCGCGCACCCCGGTACCATGCAGGTCGGTGCGCAGGTTGCGGGTGAACTGCTGCACGAAAGCCTTGGTGGCGCCGTAGACGTTGCCGCCGGCATAGGGCCAGGAACCGGCGATCGAACCGATGTTGATGACATGCCCGCGGCGGCGTTCGACCATACCGCCGAGCAGGGCCCGGGTGCAGTAGGCCAGGCCCTTGATATTGGTGTCGATCATCCGCTCCCAGTCGTCCAGGTCGACCTCCCAGGCCGGTTCCAGGCCGACCGCCAGCCCGGCGTTGTTGACCAGCACATCGACCGCGGCGAATTCGGTCGGCAGCGCCGCGACCACTGCTCTGACCGCCTCACTGTCGCGCACGTCGAGTTCGGCCAGATACACCGGGGCATCGCCCAGCTCGCTCTTGAGCGCCTGCAGCTTGTCCAGCCGCCGCGCGGCAAGCACCAGCCGATCCCCCGCCGCGGCAAAGCGCCGCGCACAGGCAGCCCCGAATCCGGCCGAGGCGCCGGTGATGAAAACAGTTCGCATGTTGAGTCCT
It includes:
- a CDS encoding SDR family oxidoreductase; its protein translation is MRTVFITGASAGFGAACARRFAAAGDRLVLAARRLDKLQALKSELGDAPVYLAELDVRDSEAVRAVVAALPTEFAAVDVLVNNAGLAVGLEPAWEVDLDDWERMIDTNIKGLAYCTRALLGGMVERRRGHVINIGSIAGSWPYAGGNVYGATKAFVQQFTRNLRTDLHGTGVRATCIEPGMAETEFSQVRFKGDDEKAAGVYKGTRALTAEDIAECVFWCAGLPEHVNINQLEVMPTEQTWGATMVYREQGG